A window from Gemmatimonadaceae bacterium encodes these proteins:
- a CDS encoding replication initiator protein A: MSLAARRRVTARVVLLDRSLERLPLFRLSDSAEDSAISCSADDGGRWRVLPSPGDRLPGTFDQDVYVELMHRFHEAGEPADGAITFTLHAFLRSMGRQVDGRTYEQLRGALARLERTTLESAGSYYSHAAGKTIEARFSILSSVVIERRRVADRDQLALFDGDASGEPGVARVVIAPPIRENLAGRFTSSLSVTRYLDLASPVARRLYRLLEVARADGVLTWRVSLDRLKELLPLMQRYPSHLQRVLQPAHEMLESTGVVRSVSVRQQQRDWFVDYVLAARGV, translated from the coding sequence ATGAGCCTCGCCGCGCGGCGACGCGTCACGGCGCGCGTCGTTCTGCTCGATCGGTCGCTGGAGCGGCTGCCGCTCTTCCGACTGAGCGATTCCGCAGAAGATTCCGCTATCAGTTGCTCGGCGGATGACGGCGGGCGCTGGCGTGTGCTCCCGAGTCCCGGCGACCGCCTACCGGGGACGTTCGACCAGGACGTCTACGTCGAGCTGATGCATCGCTTCCATGAAGCTGGCGAGCCTGCCGACGGTGCAATCACCTTCACGTTACACGCCTTCCTTCGGTCGATGGGTAGGCAGGTCGATGGCCGCACATACGAGCAGCTGCGCGGCGCGCTTGCTCGGCTCGAACGGACGACGCTCGAATCGGCCGGGAGTTATTACAGCCACGCCGCGGGAAAAACGATCGAGGCAAGGTTCTCGATCCTGAGCTCGGTGGTCATCGAACGACGTCGCGTCGCCGATCGCGACCAGCTCGCCCTGTTCGACGGCGACGCGAGCGGCGAACCCGGCGTCGCACGCGTCGTGATCGCGCCGCCAATCCGCGAGAATCTCGCTGGCCGTTTCACGTCGTCGTTGTCGGTGACGCGTTACCTCGATCTCGCCTCTCCAGTCGCTCGACGACTTTATCGATTGCTCGAGGTCGCACGAGCGGACGGAGTGCTGACTTGGCGGGTGTCTCTCGATCGTCTCAAAGAGCTGTTGCCACTGATGCAGCGATACCCGTCACACTTGCAGCGAGTGCTTCAACCGGCCCATGAAATGCTAGAATCGACCGGTGTAGTGCGGAGCGTGTCCGTTCGACAA
- a CDS encoding SDR family oxidoreductase, which produces MPRTEFRGPVLLTGAGREGQVGEAVARAFAERGAVLLLVDRNLDQARDRATSLTKAGFQAFAFACDLADNASVIELVSRVRRDHGDRVGALVHVAGGFAVSGPLAESDVELWHRMMSINLTTAFFVTHAFLPLVRAARGAIVYFASEAALPGAKVANVAAYAAAKNGVVTLMRAVAQEERDNGVRANALAPTSIRTAANVQAMGENVRYVEREEVAQAAAYLCSDDASAITGQLIALS; this is translated from the coding sequence ATGCCTCGAACGGAGTTTCGCGGCCCCGTTCTCCTCACGGGTGCCGGACGAGAGGGCCAGGTTGGCGAAGCGGTTGCCCGGGCGTTTGCCGAGCGTGGAGCCGTTCTGTTGCTCGTCGATCGCAATCTCGATCAGGCCCGTGACCGCGCGACTTCGCTGACGAAGGCGGGCTTCCAGGCGTTCGCCTTCGCCTGCGATCTCGCGGACAACGCGTCGGTCATCGAGCTCGTGAGCCGCGTACGACGCGACCACGGGGATCGCGTCGGCGCTCTCGTTCATGTCGCCGGCGGCTTTGCGGTGAGTGGACCGCTTGCCGAGAGCGACGTGGAGCTATGGCACCGGATGATGAGCATCAATCTCACGACGGCCTTTTTCGTGACTCATGCCTTCCTTCCGCTGGTCCGCGCGGCTCGGGGCGCCATCGTTTACTTCGCATCGGAGGCGGCGCTTCCAGGTGCAAAGGTCGCGAACGTCGCAGCATATGCGGCCGCGAAGAACGGCGTCGTCACGCTCATGCGGGCCGTTGCGCAAGAAGAACGCGACAATGGAGTTCGAGCGAACGCGTTGGCGCCGACGTCCATTCGTACGGCTGCGAACGTTCAGGCGATGGGTGAGAACGTTCGCTACGTCGAGCGCGAGGAAGTTGCACAAGCCGCGGCCTATCTCTGCAGCGATGACGCGAGTGCGATCACTGGACAACTGATCGCACTGTCGTAA
- a CDS encoding phospholipase D-like domain-containing protein yields the protein MPPQRSYSFAERLERLGVVIVGILLCYLAFVGLLSITRGTPVQTVIAEGDRGGPPPPTDSLFARTMEMYTGVHIEPGTRVQAVNNGTVYDSLWNDLRSAKQTITVQMYYSLPGKVADTLAAILKERARAKVRVLLLLDAFGSQNLKRAWARSLREAGVEVSLLRKLRWYSVHNATDRSHVRVIVIDGRIGYTGGFGLADYWQGDGLHENQWRESNVRFEGPAVMQLQAAFASAWAESTGELITGDVFFPRHGFEELSRGVQAGLLFTAPTTGSTPAERFLALSIASAHKSLYITNSYFVPDDDFRRLLERVAKRGVDVRVLTVSTKTDVKTTWYAGRYWYEDLLSAGVRIYEYQPTMMHSKTLVVDGLWSSVGSMNFDNRSLAFNNESNLVVLDTKFGAVMDSVFLRDLHYSKEIKLAEFRQRSVWERLLELGAVTLSRLL from the coding sequence ATGCCACCGCAACGGAGCTACAGCTTCGCCGAGCGACTCGAGCGCCTAGGCGTCGTCATTGTTGGAATCTTGCTGTGCTATCTCGCGTTCGTCGGATTGCTCTCGATTACGCGAGGCACTCCCGTGCAGACGGTGATCGCCGAGGGAGATCGGGGCGGCCCGCCGCCACCCACCGATTCGCTGTTCGCGCGTACGATGGAGATGTACACCGGCGTACACATCGAACCGGGCACGCGCGTGCAGGCAGTGAATAACGGCACCGTGTACGACTCGCTCTGGAACGACCTGCGCTCGGCGAAGCAAACGATCACCGTGCAGATGTACTACTCTCTGCCGGGAAAGGTCGCCGATACACTTGCCGCGATTCTCAAGGAACGAGCGCGCGCGAAGGTACGGGTGCTTCTTCTGCTCGACGCATTCGGCTCACAGAACCTCAAGCGCGCTTGGGCTCGTTCACTGCGAGAAGCGGGTGTCGAAGTCTCCCTGTTGCGTAAACTCCGCTGGTACTCGGTGCATAACGCGACGGATCGTTCGCATGTGCGCGTGATCGTCATTGACGGAAGAATCGGCTACACCGGTGGCTTCGGCCTCGCCGACTACTGGCAGGGCGACGGATTGCACGAGAATCAATGGCGAGAGTCGAACGTGCGCTTCGAGGGGCCGGCCGTCATGCAACTGCAGGCGGCATTCGCGTCAGCGTGGGCCGAGTCGACCGGTGAGCTGATCACGGGCGACGTTTTTTTCCCAAGGCATGGCTTCGAAGAGCTCTCCCGTGGCGTTCAAGCCGGATTGCTCTTCACCGCACCGACCACCGGGAGTACGCCGGCGGAGCGATTTCTGGCATTGAGCATCGCTTCGGCGCACAAGTCGCTCTACATAACGAATTCCTATTTCGTACCCGACGACGACTTCCGCCGGCTTCTCGAGCGTGTCGCGAAACGCGGCGTCGACGTCCGTGTGCTCACGGTGAGCACGAAAACCGACGTGAAGACGACCTGGTATGCCGGCCGATATTGGTACGAAGACTTGCTGAGCGCCGGGGTAAGAATTTACGAGTATCAGCCAACGATGATGCACTCGAAGACGCTGGTCGTCGACGGACTGTGGTCGAGTGTCGGCTCGATGAACTTCGACAATCGATCGTTGGCGTTCAACAACGAATCCAACCTCGTCGTGCTCGACACGAAATTCGGCGCTGTAATGGATTCGGTGTTCCTGAGGGACCTTCACTACTCGAAGGAGATCAAGCTCGCCGAATTCCGGCAACGGTCCGTGTGGGAGCGTTTGCTCGAGCTCGGCGCCGTCACGCTATCGCGCCTCCTCTGA
- a CDS encoding MerR family transcriptional regulator produces MTESPISLLRAHSRHAPWNARGLAAHVTALVDATGMRPTNASARVAPSARSIRFYVANGLLDRPEGTGTAATYNYRHFLQLLAIKIRQREGTTLETIKIELHDLTGDALERRVATSLAPALGVRADAVAQTDEDQPWSWRRVPVADGIEIHVRDNSPAARDEAVVAMREAVRAALGREEIR; encoded by the coding sequence ATGACTGAGTCGCCAATCTCGCTGCTTCGCGCTCACTCCCGGCACGCGCCTTGGAATGCGCGCGGCCTGGCTGCTCACGTGACCGCCCTGGTCGACGCCACCGGCATGCGTCCCACCAACGCGTCCGCTCGCGTAGCTCCGAGTGCGAGATCGATACGTTTCTACGTCGCGAACGGTCTCCTCGACCGGCCAGAAGGAACGGGAACCGCGGCGACGTACAACTACCGCCACTTTCTTCAACTCCTCGCCATCAAGATCCGGCAGCGCGAGGGCACGACGCTCGAGACAATCAAGATCGAGCTGCACGACCTCACCGGCGACGCACTCGAGCGACGCGTTGCAACCTCGTTGGCGCCGGCACTTGGTGTCCGGGCCGATGCCGTGGCCCAGACGGATGAAGACCAACCGTGGAGCTGGCGGCGCGTTCCCGTTGCCGATGGGATCGAGATCCATGTTCGCGACAACTCGCCGGCGGCGCGCGACGAAGCAGTCGTGGCGATGCGCGAGGCGGTCCGCGCCGCGCTCGGTCGAGAGGAAATCAGGTAG
- a CDS encoding ATP-binding protein: MSAPSIQSEVGGSQASTDRQVLDAAIALAPTVLLERVLNEAAQQIRRVAICEAVAIAIVGPSLGEFELAHSVGFDEERESLIASLTPSWRRARHESAPVERDLARAKEITVPMSSGDVFGAVTVVVSNVDSPSRILELEQVVASVASQVASAIGRAEAVHRLTQKRRLEAIGEVSAGIARELRNPLFGISSAAQLLRFRVRDDPVIERNVGRILREVERMNGVVSALLEYGSPPPLRVASTDPDGVLHSVLSAKRGLLESKALVARHRPAEPRALCDVDAEQIAHVFANVLSNAVDAAPEGSDLTLTSTTLPGGGWRCRLHNDGPPIARELLPRVFELFFTTKAGSSGVGLALCQRILDEHGGAITLDSTADAGTTVTITLPNRKLDRTATANAHD, from the coding sequence ATGAGCGCGCCTTCGATTCAATCAGAAGTCGGCGGAAGCCAAGCGAGCACCGATCGCCAGGTACTCGACGCGGCGATTGCGCTCGCGCCGACCGTCTTGCTCGAGCGAGTGCTCAACGAGGCTGCGCAACAGATTCGTCGCGTCGCGATCTGCGAAGCGGTCGCGATCGCAATCGTCGGTCCGAGTCTTGGAGAGTTCGAACTTGCTCATAGCGTCGGTTTCGACGAGGAACGCGAGTCGTTGATCGCGTCACTCACACCGAGCTGGCGGCGCGCCCGCCACGAGTCGGCGCCCGTCGAGCGCGATCTCGCGCGCGCGAAGGAGATCACCGTGCCGATGTCGAGCGGCGACGTCTTCGGTGCCGTGACCGTCGTCGTGTCCAACGTCGATTCGCCGAGCCGAATTCTGGAGCTCGAGCAAGTCGTTGCGAGCGTCGCCTCGCAGGTCGCGTCGGCGATTGGTCGCGCCGAGGCCGTGCATCGCCTCACTCAGAAACGCCGGTTGGAGGCGATCGGTGAAGTGTCCGCGGGCATCGCTCGCGAGCTGCGCAATCCGCTCTTCGGAATCTCCTCGGCAGCGCAGCTACTACGGTTTCGCGTTCGCGACGATCCGGTGATCGAGAGGAACGTGGGCCGCATCCTGCGTGAAGTGGAGCGGATGAATGGTGTCGTGAGCGCGCTGCTCGAGTACGGCAGCCCGCCTCCGCTGCGCGTTGCGTCCACGGATCCGGATGGTGTTCTGCACAGCGTGCTATCGGCCAAGCGCGGGCTGCTCGAGAGCAAGGCGCTCGTGGCCCGACATCGCCCCGCGGAACCGCGCGCACTATGCGACGTCGACGCAGAGCAGATCGCTCACGTGTTCGCCAACGTTTTGTCGAATGCCGTCGATGCCGCGCCTGAAGGCAGTGATCTCACATTGACGTCGACGACACTGCCTGGTGGCGGCTGGCGGTGTCGTCTGCACAACGACGGACCACCAATCGCGCGCGAGCTGCTGCCACGAGTCTTCGAATTGTTCTTCACCACGAAAGCTGGCAGCTCCGGTGTCGGGTTGGCACTGTGTCAGCGCATTCTCGACGAGCATGGCGGCGCGATCACCCTCGACAGCACCGCCGACGCTGGAACGACTGTGACAATCACGCTGCCCAACCGAAAGCTGGACCGAACAGCAACAGCCAACGCGCATGACTGA